The following proteins are co-located in the Paenibacillus sp. FSL H8-0079 genome:
- a CDS encoding aminopeptidase has product MSQQRVEISKNVLTECLGLRSGENLVVVADDMKRDLAESIYEAGKALGAESVLLIMEERSRSGEEPPAPIAKAMIEADVAVCVTKYSVTHTQARKKAAASGTRVATMPGMTEDMFVNGAITAEYSQVKALTEKVTALLTAGRHVRIEKQGHSLSFSIEDRNGVPSTGMYLNPGESGNLPSGEAYIAPVEGKGEGSIVVDGSVAGIGALREPMLLAVSEGRLVSAEGPDGAQLLETLGEGDGRFLGEFGIGTNNKARITGVVLEDEKVYGTIHVAFGSNNTFGGTIAAGVHIDAVVQKPDVYIDDKLIMRQGELVE; this is encoded by the coding sequence ATGAGTCAGCAACGTGTGGAGATTAGTAAAAATGTATTAACAGAGTGTCTGGGACTACGTAGCGGAGAGAATCTGGTGGTTGTCGCAGACGATATGAAACGGGATTTGGCAGAATCCATCTATGAGGCAGGCAAAGCTCTTGGAGCAGAATCAGTCCTCTTAATCATGGAGGAACGCAGCAGATCCGGCGAAGAGCCGCCTGCCCCAATTGCAAAGGCCATGATTGAGGCGGACGTAGCCGTGTGTGTAACGAAATATTCAGTAACACATACCCAGGCACGCAAAAAAGCCGCTGCTTCAGGGACCCGAGTGGCAACCATGCCTGGCATGACAGAGGATATGTTTGTGAACGGAGCCATTACAGCTGAATATTCGCAAGTAAAGGCGTTGACCGAGAAGGTAACGGCTCTATTAACCGCAGGTCGCCATGTGCGAATAGAGAAGCAGGGCCATAGTCTTTCCTTTTCCATTGAAGATCGTAACGGTGTACCAAGCACAGGTATGTATTTGAACCCTGGTGAATCGGGCAACTTGCCGTCAGGAGAAGCTTATATTGCTCCTGTTGAGGGCAAGGGCGAGGGCAGTATTGTTGTAGATGGTTCCGTTGCTGGAATTGGGGCACTCCGTGAACCGATGTTATTAGCTGTTAGTGAAGGACGGTTGGTGTCAGCTGAGGGACCAGATGGGGCTCAATTACTGGAAACGCTTGGTGAGGGCGATGGTCGTTTTCTCGGCGAATTCGGGATCGGTACCAATAACAAGGCACGAATCACGGGTGTGGTGCTGGAAGATGAGAAGGTGTACGGCACAATTCATGTGGCCTTTGGCAGCAATAACACATTTGGTGGAACGATTGCCGCGGGTGTTCATATTGATGCAGTTGTGCAAAAGCCGGACGTGTACATCGATGACAAGCTGATCATGCGTCAGGGTGAATTGGTCGAATAA
- a CDS encoding alpha/beta fold hydrolase, with amino-acid sequence MNIHTTNMNQVISKSNIAATTIFMTGSTGFIGKETVKQLTQGGAQLLLLVRSEQRARTVLKAYGVKDFDRITFIKGDLSISGLGLTAPDWERALEANVIIHAGGTMDVTLERKVAEQIFMNGAREVAQLAQEIHRTHGLRHFIHVVGYMSPYGERNEQGNYLQVKHVDNNESAYEEMKFHADLHIREHAEKHHYPLSVVNPSTVVGPRPTGVTEQMGGIGLLIQAIQKGLMPVVPGGSSYWLPLVENDIVARTLIFLSRETAPVGGTYPLLARKEDSPNMKELLQLLAQQLDVPKPKGAVPLPWIQWIMKSGGTRISGVPAESVAFITNRSFPVEETEALFTRMGQSWPDIREQLPLVTADLDYRFRYTPLPESFPTDYIRSRSGNMAMLGWEGEGEPWIIVHGLLQSADEMLPLGQQLREQTGNPVWLIDLAGFGRSPVHQGDEAFEGQVEALLQALGEFEGPVKLVGHSIGAAIAAAAQMRSGRTDIRLGLLQPVANNSNPNVLRWISRLPRGVMRSMLRGKTEKSWNRMFSAYSGVGDSSVMAHTIGKRIRSSLQSPRIAGAHADLLRWIHSGQRKGARSTLWAKMESQHYAKNVLVVWANQDQEYHYPQDMKSQVKRIDVPYGHYFPTFQYKETAAILTEWSNNLR; translated from the coding sequence ATGAATATACATACAACAAATATGAATCAGGTAATAAGCAAGTCCAATATTGCAGCCACGACCATTTTCATGACAGGGAGCACAGGTTTTATTGGCAAAGAAACGGTCAAACAACTCACGCAGGGAGGCGCACAATTGCTCTTGCTGGTTCGTTCGGAACAGCGAGCCAGAACTGTGCTGAAGGCTTATGGAGTGAAGGATTTCGACCGGATTACCTTTATTAAAGGTGATTTGTCCATTTCGGGTCTTGGCCTTACCGCACCAGATTGGGAGCGTGCTCTTGAAGCGAATGTGATCATTCATGCGGGAGGAACGATGGACGTCACTTTGGAACGAAAAGTAGCCGAGCAGATATTCATGAACGGGGCCAGAGAAGTGGCACAGCTAGCGCAGGAAATCCACCGTACTCATGGATTGAGACACTTTATCCACGTTGTTGGTTATATGAGTCCTTATGGAGAGCGGAATGAACAGGGGAATTATCTACAGGTTAAGCATGTGGATAACAATGAAAGTGCGTATGAAGAGATGAAGTTTCATGCCGATCTGCATATTCGCGAGCATGCAGAGAAGCATCACTATCCCTTATCCGTTGTGAATCCGAGTACAGTGGTTGGACCGCGTCCCACCGGTGTAACCGAGCAAATGGGTGGGATTGGGCTGCTCATTCAGGCGATTCAGAAAGGACTTATGCCGGTAGTGCCGGGAGGTTCATCCTATTGGTTACCACTTGTGGAGAATGACATTGTTGCACGGACGCTTATTTTCTTATCCAGGGAAACCGCTCCAGTCGGAGGAACTTATCCACTGTTGGCGCGGAAGGAAGACAGTCCCAATATGAAGGAACTGTTGCAACTTCTAGCGCAGCAATTGGACGTACCCAAGCCCAAAGGGGCTGTGCCACTACCATGGATTCAATGGATCATGAAATCAGGGGGCACACGCATCAGTGGTGTTCCAGCGGAGTCGGTTGCTTTTATTACCAACAGGTCATTCCCGGTTGAAGAGACGGAGGCTCTGTTCACACGTATGGGACAATCTTGGCCGGACATCAGGGAACAGCTTCCGCTGGTTACAGCCGATCTGGATTATCGTTTTCGTTATACGCCGTTACCTGAGAGTTTTCCGACAGACTATATTCGGTCGCGGAGCGGAAATATGGCTATGCTTGGTTGGGAGGGTGAGGGCGAGCCTTGGATTATTGTACATGGTTTGCTCCAATCTGCCGATGAGATGTTACCTTTGGGACAACAGCTTAGGGAACAGACCGGGAACCCGGTATGGCTAATCGATCTTGCTGGATTCGGACGGTCCCCCGTGCATCAGGGAGATGAAGCATTTGAAGGTCAGGTGGAGGCATTGCTTCAGGCGCTTGGTGAGTTTGAAGGTCCGGTGAAGCTGGTTGGTCATTCGATCGGTGCAGCTATTGCAGCTGCGGCACAGATGCGTAGTGGGCGGACAGACATTCGGCTGGGATTGCTTCAGCCAGTCGCTAACAATTCGAATCCGAACGTACTGAGATGGATTTCCCGTTTGCCAAGAGGTGTGATGCGCTCCATGCTGCGTGGCAAAACGGAAAAAAGTTGGAACCGGATGTTCAGTGCATATAGCGGCGTAGGTGACAGCAGTGTTATGGCTCATACCATCGGCAAGAGAATACGCTCCAGCCTCCAATCCCCTCGCATTGCAGGAGCACATGCGGACTTGTTACGGTGGATCCATTCGGGTCAGAGGAAAGGCGCCAGATCAACGTTGTGGGCGAAAATGGAAAGTCAGCATTATGCCAAGAATGTATTAGTTGTATGGGCCAATCAAGATCAGGAATATCACTATCCCCAGGATATGAAATCACAGGTCAAACGCATAGATGTGCCCTATGGGCATTACTTTCCGACGTTTCAATATAAGGAAACAGCAGCGATCCTCACCGAATGGTCTAATAACTTGAGATGA